The stretch of DNA AAAGCCGCGTACTCGTCTGCCTGCGCGACCGCGGCTGCACGCAGCTGTACGTCGCCGACACCGACGGGAGCGGCATCCCGCGCCGCGTGGTCGGCGGTGACGCGCGCCAGATCAGCGGGGTGTCCACGGCGGGCGGCACCGTCGCGGTCGTCCTGTCCACCGCGACCTCCTACGGGGAGATAGCCACCGTCGACCTCGCCACCGGCATGGTCAGCACCCGCACCGGGCACGGCAGCACCGGGCACGGCGGCCCCGGCGCTCCCGAGCTGTTCGTGCGCGAGGAGCGGGAGTTCACCGTGTCCGACGGCACGGTGGTGCACGGCTGGCTGGTGCGCGACCCGGCGCGCGACGGCCCCGCTCCCCTGCTCCTTGACATCCACGGCGGCCCGCACAACGCGTGGAACGGCGCGGCCGACTCCGGGCACCTCTACCACCAGGTGCTCGCCGCCCGTGGCTGGACGGTGCTGCTCGTCAACCCGCGCGGCAGCGACGGCTACGGCGAGGAGTTCTTCACCGCGGCGCTCGGCGCCTGGGGAGTGAGCGATGCCGCGGACTTCACCGAACCCGTCGACCAGCTCGTCGCCGAGGGCATCGCCGACCCGCGGCGCCTCGCCGTCACCGGGTACAGCTACGGCGGGTTCATGACCTGCTATCTGACCAGCCGTGACGACCGCTTCGCCGCGGCCGTCGCCGGCGGTGTGGTCAGCGATCTCACGAGCATCGCCGGTACGTCCGACGCCGCGCATCTGCTCGGCGTGGCCGAGCTTGGCGGTCAGCCGTGGACGGACCGCGAGCGCTACGCGCGGCAGTCGCCGCTGACCCACGTCGACCGGGTGCGCACCCCGACCCTCGTCATCCAGGGCGGTGAGGACGAACGCTGCCCCGTGGGCCAGGCCGAGCAGTGGTTCACGGCGCTGCGCGGGCGGGGCGTCCCCACCGAACTGGTGCTGTATCCGGGCGGCGCGCATCTGTTCCCGCTCGACGGGCGCCCCTCCCACCGGGCCGACTTCAACCAGCGGGTCGTGGACTGGGTGGAGTGCTACGCCGGTGAGCCCGGACGGCCGCGCAGAGTGCCGCTCGACACGGCCCACTGGCAGCGACGCCTCGCCGAACTGGCCACGGTTCACCGGGTTCCCGGCGCGGCGCTCGGCATTCTGCGGCTCGGGGCGCGGGGCGTGGGGGACGACATGCTCCGGGCCCACCACGGCGTCCTGAGCACGGCCACCGGAGTCGATGTCACCGACGAATCGGTCTTCCAGATCGGGTCCATCACCAAGGTCTGGACGGCGACCGTCGTCATGCAGCTCGTCGACGAGGGCAGGCTGGACCTGGACGCCCCGCTCGTCGACGTGCTGCCCGAACTGCGCCTTGCGGACCCCGGTGTCGCCAAGCAGGTGACGATGCGGCATCTGCTCACCCACACCAGCGGCATCGACGGCGACGTCTTCACCGACACCGGCCGCGGCGACGACTGCCTGGAGCGCTATGCCGAACTCCTGGAGGAGACTCCGCAGAGCCATCCGCTCGGCGCGACGTTCTCGTACTGCAACTCGGGCTTCAGTCTGGCCGGGCGGGTCATCGAGAAGCTGACGGGGCTCACCTGGGACGGAGCCCTTCGAGAGCGGCTCTTCGCGCCACTTGGCCTGGAGCGGACGCTGACGCTCCCGGAGGAGGCGCTGCTCCACCGCGCCGCGGTCGGGCACGTCGCCGAGGGCGAGGAGGATCCCGTGCCCGCTCCGGTCTGGGGGCTGCCGCGCTCGGTCGGCCCCGCCGGGCTCGTCTGCGCCGACACCGCCGATGTGCTCGCCTTCGCGCGGCTGCATCTGACCGGGGGCCTCGGCCCGGACGGCGGCCGCGTCCTGAGCGCGGAGAGCGCGGCCCGGATGGCCGCCCATCAGACCGGCCTGCCGGACCGGCACACCCTGGGCGACTCCTGGGGCCTCGGCTGGATTCGCTTCGGCTGGGACGGGCAGCGGCTGTACGGGCACGACGGCAACACCATCGGCCAGTCCGCGTTCCTGCGGGTCCTGCCGGACCAGGGCCTCGCGGTGACGCTGCTGACGAACGGCGGCAACGCGCGCGACCTGTACGGGGACCTGTTCCGGGAGATCTTCGAGGAACTGGCGGGCGTCACGATGCCCAGCCCGCTCACCCCCTCGGAGCGACCGCCGGCCGTCGACGGCTCCCGGCACGCCGGGGTCTACGAGCGGGCCGGTGCGCACGTCGAAGTCCTCACCGTGGAGGGCGGGTTGAGGCTGCGGCAGACCGTGACGGGGCCGCTCGCCGCGCTGGAGCCCACGCCCACCCAGGAGTTCGTGCTCGTTCCGCTCGTTCCGGGGGACGACGCCCTCTTCGCCTTCCGGCAGCCGGGCACGCGGACATGGGTCCCGGTCACCTTCTACACGCTCCCGACCGGTGAGCCGTACGTCCACTACGGCGCGCGCGCCACCCCGAAGGTGGGCTGACATGCGGGGGCGCGTGGCCGGCTCGGCCGTCGCGGCGGCGGAGTCCGCGGCGCGCACGGCCGGCGTATCCGTGCGCCAACTCGCCGACCTGGCACACCTGAAGGCCGTGCGGAATCTCTACGAGGGCATCTGGCGGCCGGACGGGAAGACCCCGCCGGTGACGACCGAGCTGCTGCGCGCGCTCACCAAGGCGGGCAGCTATGTGGGCGGCGCCTTCGACGGCGGCGAACTCGTGGGCGCCTGCGTCGGGTTCTTCGCGCCGCCCGCCGACAAGGCCCTGCACAGTCACATCGCCGGTGTGGCCGCGGGGATGCGCGGCCGCAACGTCGGCTACGCCCTGAAGCTGCACCAGCGGGCCTGGGCGCTCCAGCACCAAGTGGCCGAGATCTCCTGGACGTTCGACCCGCTGGTGCGCCGCAACGCCTACTTCAACATCGGAAAACTGGCCGCGGCGCCCACCGGGTACCTGCCCGACTTCTACGGCCGGATGAACGACGGCATCAACGGCTCCGACGAAACCGACCGCCTCCTGGTCACCTGGCGCCTCACCGCCCCCGAGGTCGTCCTGGCCTGCGCGGGGCAGCACCCCGCGCCGCTCACTGAAGGCGCCGTCACCGGCCTCGACGTCTCCCCGCACGACGGCCCGGTCCTCGGCACCCTCGACGGCCCCACCGTCCTCGTCGCCGTGCCCGGCGACATCGAGAAGCTGCGCGCCACCGACCCGGCCCTGGCGGCCGCCTGGCGCTCCGCCCTGCGCGACGTCCTGGGCGGGCTGCTGACGGACGGAGCCCGGATCACCGGCTTCGACCGGGCGGGCCGGTACGTCGTCGAGAGGAAGAACTCTTGACCCGAACCTATACGACGCATAAGAAGCCGTAAAAAACGAAGCCGGTTCTCGCCATCCATGGGAGGAAGCGTGCTCATCCCGGTGACCACCCACCCCCGAGCCAGTCTCCGGCGCGTCCTCGAGGATCTGGGCCCCACCCTCCTGGACCTCGTGTGCGGCGACCCCGACGGCGCCGACGACATCGGCGGCATCGTCATCCACGACCCACACGACGAACCGGTGCCGCCCCCGCAGGCGCTCGTGCTCGGCGTCGCCGTACAAGATCCGGTGCAGATCGTCCAGTTGCTCGACGCCATCGCCGCGCAGGGCGCCGCGGGGCTCGTCGTCCGTGCGCCGGTCGCCGCCGACGAGAAGGTCACCGAGGCGGTGCGGCGGACCGGGGTCGCGCTGCTCGGCCTGACACGCGGCGCCTCGTGGGCGCAGCTCGCCGCGATGCTGCGTGCGCTCATCGCGGAGGGGGATGTCGGGGAGAGGGGACACGAGACCCTGGGCGGGGTGTCGTCCGGGGACCTGTTCGCGCTGGCCAACGCCGTCGGGGCGCTCCTTGACGCGCCCGTCACCATCGAGGACCGCAGCTGGCGGGTGCTCGCCTTCTCCGGGCGGCAGGACGAGGCCGACCCCTCGCGCGTCGAGACCATCCTCGGCCGCCAGGTGCCCGAACGCTACACGCGCGTCCTGGAGGAGCGCGGTGTCTTCCAGGCCATGTACCGCAGCGACCGGCCCGTCTACGTGGAGCCCCTCGTGGAGGTGGAGGGCGGCGCCCTCAGCCTGCCGCGCGTGGCCCTCGCCGTCCGCGCCGGCGACGAGATACTCGGCTCCATCTGGGCCGCGGTCCACGGACCGCTGAGCGCCGAGCGCGACCAGGCACTGCGCGACGCCGCCAAGCTGGTCGCGCTGCATCTGCTGCGGCTGCGCGCGGGCGCCGACGTCGAACGAAGGCTGCGCGCCGACCTGGTGGGCACGGCCCTGGAGGGCGGCCCTGGCGCCGCCGAGGCCGTCGCCCGCCTCGGGCTCGCCGAACAGCCGGGCGTGGTGCTCGCCCTTGCCTTCGCCGACCGCGCGGATGGCGACAGGTCAGCCGCGCGGCACGCCCGGTACGTGGCCGAACGGCAGCGCCTCGCCGACGCGTTCGCGATGCATCTGACCGCCGTCCACCCCCGCTCGGCCGCCGCGCTCGTCGGTGACGTCGTCTACGGCATCGTCCCGGCCCCCGCCGGGCGGCCCGATGCCGAGGAGCGGGCCGCCCGGGTCGCCGAGGAGTTCCTGGAACGCGTGGGCGCGCGACAGGAGTTGCTCGTCGGGGTCGGCTCTCCGGCGCCGGAGAGCGCCGCGCTGCCCGCGTCACGGGCGGGCGCCGACCGGGCGCTGCGGGTGCTGCGGGCGGGCGAGGGGAACCGCTCGGTGGCCCGCATCACCGACGTACTCGTCGAGTCGTTGCTCCTTGAACTCACGGACGTGATCGCCGAACGCGGCGACCCGCCGTCCGGCCCCGTGGCCCGGCTCGGCGCGTACGACGCGGCGCACCACACCTGTCTCGTCGAGACGCTGCGGGCGTGGCTCGACGCGTTCGGCGACGTCGCCACGGCGTCCGCCGCCGTCCATGTGCACCCGAACACCTTCCGCTACCGGCTGCGACGGCTCGCGGAAGTGGGCGGCCTCGATCTGACGGACACCGACGCGCGCTTCGCCGCCATGCTGCAACTGCGTCTGTGGCCGCACACGCGACGGTCCTAGCAGCTCGCCCCACCGGTTTGGTGCCCGTCGATGAACGAGGCCTCCCGCATGGTGCGCGCGGACGAATCGCCGCGCGGGGCCCGCGGCCTAGCCTCGCTGCCAGTTCGACCGACCCATCCCACCCCATGACCGACCCATCCCATGGACGAGGTACGAGGGAGACGCATGCCGAAGGCACCATCACCACCGTCTCAGGGCGAACCACGGTCACAACTCGACGCGTTCCAGGCCTGGTTGACCGAGCGCCTGGCGGCGCTGCTCGACGAGAACCAGGTACCGGGTGCCGCCGTGGCCGTGAGCCTCGGTGACGTGGTGATCGACGCCGCCGCGGGCGTGCTCAGCAAGGACACCGGGGTCGCGGCGACACCGGACTCCGTGTTCCAGATCGGATCCATCACCAAGGTCTGGACGGCGACTCTCGCGATGCAACTCGTCGACGAGGGAAAGCTGGATCTCGACGCCCCCGTGCGCGACCACCTGCCGGACTTCAAGATCGCCGACGACGAGGCAGCCGTCCGCATCACCGTCCGGCAGCTGATGTGCCATGTCTCCGGATTCGAGGGCGACTTCTTCACCGACACCGGCCAGGGCGACGACTGCCTGGAGAAGTTCGTCGCCACGCTCGGGGACACGCCTCAACTGTTCGCGCCGGGCGCGCGGTTCTCGTACAACAACGCCGCCTACTGCGTGCTCGGCCGGATCGTCGAAGTGCTGCGCGAGAAGCCGTACGACGCGTGTCTGCGCGAGCACCTCTTCACCCCGCTCGGACTCACCCACGCGGCCACCGGACCGTACGAGGCGATCCTGCACCGGGCCGCGGTCGGCCACCTCCGGGCCACCCCGGACGCGGATCCCCGGCCCGCGCCGGTGTGGGCACTGGCCCGCTCGAACGCCGCGGCGGGCGCGATGCTCGCCATGCGGCCCCGCGACCTGCTGACGTTCGCCCGGATGCACCTGGCCGACGGCCTTGGCCCCGACGGCTCGCGGGTGCTCGGCGCCGGCAGCGCGCGAGCCATGCGCCAACCGCAGGTGGACGTGCCGCCCTTGGGGCTCATGGGCGACTCCTGGGGCCTCGGCTGGGAGATCTTCGACTTCCCCGGCGGCACCGTCGTCGGCCACGACGGCGGCACCATCGGCCAGTCAGCGTTCCTGCGCGCCGTGCCGGAGCACGACATCGCGGTGGCGGTCCTGACCAACGGCGGTGACCCGGTCGCGCTGTATACGGAGATCGTCGGCCGCGTCCTGCGCGACCTCGCCGGCATCGAACTGCCCGCACTGCCGGTGCCGGACCCCGAGGCGCCGAGCGTCGACGCGTCCCGGTACGTCGGGACGTACGCGTCGTCGGCCGCCGACACGGTGATCAGCCAGGACGCCGATGGCCGGGTCTGGGCCGAGCGGACCCCGAAGGGGATCTTCGCCGAGATCGGCGGCGTGCCGGAGCGGATCGAGCTGGTGGCCGCGGGTGAGGGCACGCTGATCGCCGCGGAACCCGAGCAGGGCATGCACCGGCTGCACTCCTTCGTCGGCGACGACGGCGAGGGCCACGCGCAGTTCCTGCACACCGGGCGGGCCGACCGCAGGGTGTCGCCGTGAGGGCCGTGAGCGAGCTCGAGCACCTGCGCGCGTACGCCGCCTGAGCCCCCAAGCCCCGAACGGAAGCCGGAAGAGAGCCGGGTGCACACGGACGCAGCACGCCCCGCGGCGGCGCCCGCCGCCCGTACACCACCGACCCGCAGGGAGACACGGATGAGATCTGCGACGAGGTCCAGGTCCGCGATGAGATCTGCGCGGATCGCCGCGGCGGTCATCGGCGCCGCCGCTCTGGTCCTCACCGGTTGCGGCGGGGCGTCGAACGCCGGCGGCCCGGCGGCCTCGGGCGGCAGCCCGGCCGACGGCAGGAGCTTCACCATGGCGATGCCGTCCGATCCCGGCACGCTCGACCCGGCGATGACCGTCATGGCGGCCGCCATCCAGGTCGACCGCTTCCTCTACGACCCGTTGATCCACGTGGCGAGGGACGGCGGCGTGACCTCGGGCCTCGCCGAGAAGTGGCAGGCGGACACCACCACCGCCCGCTTCACCCTGCGCCCTGGCGTCACCTGCGCGGACGGTGCACCGCTGACCGTCCGGGACGTGGCGGCGAACATCGCGTTCGTGGCCGACCCGAAGAACAGGTCACCGCTGGCCGGTCTTTACGTGAACCCGGGCACCACGGTGGAGGCCGATGCCGGAACCCGTGAGATCACCGTCACCAGCAAGGTCCCCGACGCCTTCCTGCTGCGCAACATCGGCAGTGTGCCGATGGTCTGCGGCAAGGGCATGGACGACCGTGGAGCGGTCGCCAAGGGGCAGCACGGCACCGGCATGTTCACCCTCACCGAGGCGGTCCCGGGCGATCACTACACGCTGACCCGGCGCGAGGACTACGTGTGGGGCCCGGGCGCGCGGCAGCCGGCAAAGGCAGAGAAGGGCCTGCCGGACAAGGTCCACATCCGCGTCGTCGCCAACGAGACCACCGCGGCCAATCTGCTCCTGTCCGGCGAACTGAACGCCGCCGGCCTCGGCGGACCCGACCAGCAGCGCCTCCTCGGCCGCGGCCAGTTCCATGCCGACTCGGCCTCCGCTCGGGGCGAGATGTGGTTCCACCACGCTCCGGGGCGCCCGACACGGGACGAGTCGGTGCGGCGCGCCCTCGCCCAGGCCGTCGACCTGGGCGACATCGGCAAGGTGCTCACCGCCGGGACCGGCAAGCCCTCGCGAGGGCTCATCACCATCGACCCGAAGGCCTGCAAGGACAACACGGTGGCCGGGAAGCTGCCGGCCCACGACGTGCGCGCGGCCAAGTCCCTCCTGGACAGGGCGGGCTGGAAGGAGAACGCCGACGGAGTACGCGTGAAGGACGGCAAGCGCCTCGCCCTGACCCTCGTCTATCCCAGCCTGATCGGGCAGCCGGCCGCGTCCGCGGCCGAGTTGATCCAGGAGGCATGGCAGGAGGTGGGGGCCGACGTGACGATCCGCGGGATCGACAACACCGGCATCAACCAGGTGGTCGCGGGCAACGCGTCCTGGGACGCGGCCGTCCTGCCGCTCGGCCTGGGGCTGCCGCCCCAGCTCAGGCCCTTCGTCTCCGGGCCGAAGCCCCCTGACGGCACGAACTTCGCCCACATCGACAACAAGGCGTACGCGACCCTCGCCGACAAGGCCTCGCGCATGCCGGGCACCACGGGCTGCCCCACCTGGAGCCGCGCCGAGTCGGCACTGATCTCGTCGGTGGACGTGGTGCCCTTCGTCGACGCCGTCCTTCCGACGTTCGGGGCGGGCGCACGCTTCGAGGTGAACCACGGCAGCATCATGCCGTCGTCGATCCGGATGTACGGGGACTGAGGCGGACCAGCGGCACGGAGGGCCACCGCCCCGCGGACGGCGGCCCTCCGGCGGTCTCGTAACCAAGTGACGCTACGCTGCCCCACGGCAAGGGAGTGATCACCCCTCGCTCTCACACTTCCCGTATCTCCCATCACATGACCGCACCCGCAGCCCATGATCCGTACTTGGACGGCGCAGTTTCCATGTCTTGGCTTGAATCCTTCATCCTCGGGCTCGTCCAGGGACTGACCGAGTTCCTCCCGATCTCGTCCAGCGCGCATCTGCGGCTGACCGCGGCGTTCGCGGGCTGGCACGATCCGGGGGCCGCGTTCACCGCGATCACCCAGATCGGCACCGAGGCCGCCGTGCTGATCTACTTCCGCAAGGACATCGCACGGATCATCTCCGCGTGGTTCGGCTCCCTCTTCGGCAAGGTGCCACGCTCGGACCACGACGCGCAGATGGGCTGGCTCGTCATCGTCGGCTCGATCCCGATCGGCGTGCTCGGCGTCACCTTCAAGGACCAGATCGAGGGTCCGTTCCGCGATCTGCGGCTCATCGCCACGACGCTGATCGTGATGGGCATCGTCCTCGGCATCGCCGACCGCCTCGCGGCCCGCGACGAGACCGGCGCCAAGCACCGCGCCGTCAAGGAGCGCAAGAGCCTGAAGGAGCTGGGCGTCCGCGACGGCCTGATCTTCGGCATCTGCCAGGCGATGGCCCTGATCCCGGGCGTCTCCCGCTCCGGCGCCACCATCAGCGGCGGCCTGCTCATGGGCTACACCCGCGAGGCAGCGGCCCGCTACTCGTTCCTGCTCGCCATCCCGGCCGTCCTCGCCTCCGGCGCCTTCGAGCTCAAGGACGCGGGCGAGGGCGGGCATGTGTCCTGGGGGCCGACGATCTTCGCGACGATCATCGCCTTCATTGTCGGATATGCCGTAATTGCGTGGTTCATGAAGTTCATTACGACCAAGAGCTTCATGCCGTTCGTGTACTACCGGATCCTGCTCGGCATCGTCCTCTTCGCCCTCGTCGGCGCGGGCGTGCTCAGCCCGCACGCCGGAGAGTCCGCGGGCTGAGTTCCGAACCGGCCCCGGCCGGGGGCGTTGTGACCAATGGCATGCCGAAAGACCCTCTTCAGGAGGGTTTGGCCGTCCTACGGTGATGGGATGTCGCCCCTCGCCCGCATCAGCGCCTCGTACGCCCCGCGCTTCGCCGAGTTCGCCTTCGAGCCCGGTTTCACGGCCGCCGTGGACCAGCACGTCGCGGAGCTGCGGGACCGGTTGGAGATGGGCGGGGCCGGGCTCGTGCCGCCTGCGCCGGACCCGGAGATCCTCTCGGACTACGCCCTGGGGTTCCTCGACGCGCTGGCCGAGAACGGGTGGCGCGAGCCGGTGGGTCATGACTACGCGGTGTGCCGCCTCACCGCCATCTCCTGGCTTGTGAGGCGGCACGACCTGGTGCCGGAGTCCTCCGGGTCCTGACCGGGAAGCCGGTCAGGACCCGGAGGCGGTCGGCCTGGTCACATGTCGTCGCGCATGTCGCCACGCAGGTGGCTGCCCGTGTCACCGCGCATGTCACCCCGCATGTCACCGCGCATGTCGCTGCGCTCGCGCTCCTGCACGGGCTGGTTGGCCATCGCGTCCTGCCGGCCGGCCTGGTAGGCGCTGACGCTGCCGCGCGCCTTGGCCGTCTCGACCTCCGCCGTGCTCAGCCAGCGCTCCCAGCGCTGCCGCATCGGGCCGATGAGGCCACCACCCACGCCGACGATCAGGATTCCCGCGCCGGCCGCGAGCGCGGCGTACAGGACGGGCTGGGTGACCGTCGTGGCGATGCCCGCCTGACCGAGGGCCGCGATCACGCCGAGCGCGACGATGCAGGCCCAGACGATCGTGCCGATGGTCTTCCCGTACGACATCGAGGACAGGGCGCTGGTGACGATGTCGCGTACGACGTTGGCCACCGCCATGGCGACGACCATCAGGACGATGGCGACGACGGCGCGCGGGATCCAGGCGACGATGCCGTCGAGCATGTTGGAGACCGGGTTGCTCCCGAAGACGCCGAAGGCGATCTGCAGGGTGACCAGGAGCAGGGCGAAGTACACGACCTTGCAGACGATCCCCGTCATGTCGTACTTGGAGTTCGCGAACATCCGGGACGCGCCCGCACGTTCGGCGAGCCGCTCGGATCCGACCTTGCGCAGAACCCGGTCGAGGACCTTGGCGATCATCTTCGACACGAACCAGCCGATGGCCAGGACGACCAGGAAGCCGATCAGCTTCGGCACGAATTGCGCGACCTTCGACCAGGCGTCGTTGAGCCCCTGGGTGAAGTCCACGGAGAGACTGATGTACTGGGACATGAGTGGTCCTCCACTCGGTGGGCCCCGGCCGCCACTACGGCGTCAGGGCGATGAATCCCCCACGGCGCGCGGCTTCCGGCGCGTCCCTTCTCCCCTGGATATCAGGGGCCACGGCCGGGGACCGCCCGGTGTTGCGCCGTACGGGTGACGGCGTGTGACGGGCCCGGCCGCTTGTACATCCGCTCACTTGGAGGATCTGCCCAGTAGCTGAGAGTTCCGATTGTCGTAGCTATCCCCTAGGCTTGACGCATGCCCTTAACCCCTCAGCCCCGTGGTTCCGCACGGTCCGCCGCGGAATTGAACGAGCGAATCCGCGGTCTGTGGATGCGCGCCGGAGGACGTCTCTCGGCCGAACAGCGCCGTGAGTACGAACAGTTGGTGACGGAGTGGGCTGCCGCCGTGCGCGAAGAGGTCGTCAAAGCGGCCTAGGCCGTGAACTCCTCTATGCGGGCGAGGGTTTCCGCCGTGCCGGTGTGCACGTGCCCTGCCATCCCCAGCGCCCGCGCCGCCACGACATTGCCGGGAGTGTCGTCGATGAACAGTGCCTGCGCGGGCTCCACGGCGATCAGCCGCAGTGCGATCTCGTAGATCCGCCGGTCCGGTTTGGCGCATCCGGCCTCGCAGGACAGGACGAGGTGGTCGGCGACGTCCAGCAGACCCCCGGCCGACATCCGTTCACGCAGGCCGGGCCAGGTGTTGCTGACCACCGCCGTCGGGACACCCCGCCTCCGCAGGCCGCGCAGGCACGCCACCAGCTCCTCGTCCCAGCTCTCCCTGGACGCCAGGTCCCCGCGCAGCTCGGCGATCACCTCCGGCCCCGCGCGGAGCCGCCCCCGGACGGTCTCCCACCACGCGTTCTCGCTGACGCGGCCGATGAGGACCCCGGAGTCGTTGCCCTCGTACAGGGCGGCCATGAAGGCGGCGGCCGGAAGGCCCAGCCGCCTGCCCCAGGCAGCCGCGACGCCGGGCAGGTACTCGCGGACGAGCACACCGCCGACGTCGATCAGTACGCCGCGGGTGTGCGGGCTCACCTGGCGCGTCACCCCTTGCCCTGACGCGCCTTCCTCGCGATGCGGCGCTTCTGCCGTCCCGTCAGGTCCTTGCGGTTGCCCTGCCGTTTGTATGCCGCGATGCGCTGCTCGTTCTTCACCGGGCCTCCCTCCCAGCTCGGAGCGTCCATGCTCCTACGAACCGCCAACTGCCGGGCATCGTACGGCAGTTGCCCCCGCCCCCGCCCCCCCACCGACCGATCGATACGCGCCGCGTTCCCGCACCCTTTCCGGCACGTTCCTGCACGCCTCTTGGCTGGGAACCCCCTGTGCCCAACACTGACCCGATGACGCAGCGCGTGGAACTCGCCGCCGTGATGGACCGGTTGGCCATCGACTCCCTCATCACCGAGTACGCAGTGACCGTCGACGACGGCGACTGGGACGCCTACCGGC from Streptomyces sp. BA2 encodes:
- a CDS encoding HAD-IA family hydrolase; protein product: MSPHTRGVLIDVGGVLVREYLPGVAAAWGRRLGLPAAAFMAALYEGNDSGVLIGRVSENAWWETVRGRLRAGPEVIAELRGDLASRESWDEELVACLRGLRRRGVPTAVVSNTWPGLRERMSAGGLLDVADHLVLSCEAGCAKPDRRIYEIALRLIAVEPAQALFIDDTPGNVVAARALGMAGHVHTGTAETLARIEEFTA
- a CDS encoding mechanosensitive ion channel family protein gives rise to the protein MSQYISLSVDFTQGLNDAWSKVAQFVPKLIGFLVVLAIGWFVSKMIAKVLDRVLRKVGSERLAERAGASRMFANSKYDMTGIVCKVVYFALLLVTLQIAFGVFGSNPVSNMLDGIVAWIPRAVVAIVLMVVAMAVANVVRDIVTSALSSMSYGKTIGTIVWACIVALGVIAALGQAGIATTVTQPVLYAALAAGAGILIVGVGGGLIGPMRQRWERWLSTAEVETAKARGSVSAYQAGRQDAMANQPVQERERSDMRGDMRGDMRGDTGSHLRGDMRDDM